The proteins below come from a single Mya arenaria isolate MELC-2E11 chromosome 8, ASM2691426v1 genomic window:
- the LOC128244479 gene encoding testis-specific serine/threonine-protein kinase 4-like has protein sequence MDERMKTDEHKSGEKSNKSYKILESQGYIVGRTLGSGSYARVKCAYAIHKKHKVAIKIINKKKSFDDFLVKFLPREIEAMRILSKHYALIQFYQIIETTSRYFFIMEYAERGDLLTEVKSRGRIPEVQAGRWFVHMYDGVRYMHRRGIVHRDIKCENLVLDGKNVLKLTDFGFAKKIGRAKSGGPLLSETFCGSYAYAAPEILKGVPYNPVMSDIWSMGVVLYTMLYGRLPFDDEDHNKLLKLVQSRITLPARPEVSSECKTLMLKIFVRVADRVQLRSFLSDHWFRLHKASSDLEMDDGETENKTSVPAGPEADAPAECAPASGPAPEMVEGADYVSLETDNHD, from the exons ATGGACGAAAGAATGAAAACGGATGAGCACAAAAGCGGCGAAAAGTCGAACAAGTCGTATAAGATCCTAGAGTCACAAGGATATATTGTAGGCCGAACACTTGGAAGCGGTTCATACGCCCGGGTGAAATGTGCATACGCTATTCATAAAAAGCATAAAGTAGCAATCAAAATCATTAATAAGAAGAAATCGTTTGATGATTTTTTAGTAAAGTTTCTACCACGAGAAATAGAAGCTATGCGAATTCTTTCTAAGCACTATGCGTTAATACAATTTTATCAGATCATCGAGACGACGAGTAGATATTTCTTCATTATGGAATATGCGGAGCGTGGTGACCTGCTGACGGAGGTAAAGAGCCGTGGGCGGATTCCGGAGGTACAGGCGGGCCGCTGGTTCGTGCACATGTACGACGGCGTGCGCTACATGCACCGCCGTGGCATCGTCCACAGGGACATCAAGTGCGAGAACCTGGTCTTGGACGGAAAAAATGTGCTCAAGCTGACGGACTTCGGGTTCGCTAAGAAAATAGGGCGGGCGAAAAGCGGCGGACCTCTGCTCAGCGAAACTTTCTGTGGTAGTTACGCGTACGCAGCGCCGGAAATCCTCAAAGGGGTGCCATACAACCCGGTAATGTCGGACATCTGGAGTATGGGCGTCGTGTTATACACTATG CTTTATGGACGGCTGCCTTTCGACGATGAAGACCACAACAAGTTATTGAAGCTGGTACAAAGCCGCATCACACTTCCCGCAAGGCCGGAAGTTTCGTCAGAATGCAAAACGCTCATGTTGAAAATCTTTGTTCGAGTAGCCGACCGAGTGCAGCTTAGGAGTTTCCTGTCAGACCATTGGTTCAGACTGCATAAAGCGTCTAGTGATCTGGAGATGGACGACGGTGAGACTGAGAATAAAACCAGCGTGCCTGCGGGGCCGGAGGCAGACGCCCCCGCTGAGTGTGCTCCTGCAAGTGGGCCCGCTCCGGAAATGGTTGAAGGCGCGGACTATGTGAGTCTGGAGACAGACAACCATGACTGA
- the LOC128242859 gene encoding conserved oligomeric Golgi complex subunit 7-like isoform X1 has translation MDYTKFLDDEFNVKDWVNNAFSSNKEQGASKDQYATTLVMKLQMFIQEVNNVIEEASQQAIQNLPRVMREIEAVKQEAVLLQDQMVTIKHDIEKVEHDTAQSMQTLLKLDSIKSRMTLAADALKEADNWTTLSADIEEVFQSKDIHAITAKLTGMQQSLLMLVDTPDYGDRCAHLEKLRNRLEAMLSPQLMAAFNSQSIESAQMFTEIFKSIDRLPQLYNFYNLSHKGQLVDQWKGIVQDQSGETLVEWLNQLYDHLLSTFHSQMKWCGQIFPAPLPVVCQLITDTLGSLDPSLGDCFTGFLQDKQEPLLALIELKQISERFAKSIEKAAESHMKEESLECVRAVECLLIMIYAPYTPSLLHYRQYEEASLARQLNNIQLDHSEVFETVQLLGQSVSRLISAANQATDRCVRLTNGTCFVSLLQALKTYFTNYCKEFRRVLVNIKEKCKTSHEDPDSEDWSHFQHSLRVIQMLGDLIMHIEEFDSKVISAITDSIGHLHTSSISREGAGHLFTTKKSELHALASLFLCNNDDVEALVVLVTSLQEEKMTDNFTNKKSRFWQISGETPAVLVDTQTDMHKLSEEVHTFAFEVVFGQLKGYLTNLANMEIWQSRSAGGALTSDLPTFSLSPQEYITKIGQFLLTLPQHLEPFTLEDNPAVLVALKYGKLPYTDETALPEHIADLWLESVARGTMHVLCEEVLRIQELTPHGTKQLNTDIDYLCNVLEDLGIVATEMLRHMQQLLRATPDTFHDLADNMPQRLAHAISNMRHIDI, from the exons ATG GACTACACCAAGTTTCTAGATGATGAGTTCAATGTCAAGGATTGGGTGAACAATGCATTTTCCTCTAACAAAGAACAGGGTGCCTCGAAAGAT caaTATGCTACGACATTGGTCATGAAGttgcaaatgtttatacag GAGGTAAATAATGTCATAGAGGAGGCCAGCCAGCAGGCAATACAAAACCTTCCAAG GGTGATGCGTGAAATAGAGGCAGTAAAGCAGGAAGCTGTCCTCCTTCAGGACCAGATGGTCACCATCAAACACGACATTGAGAAG GTGGAGCATGACACAGCTCAGTCGATGCAGACATTGTTGAAGCTGGACTCGATTAAGTCTCGTATGACTCTGGCTGCTGATGCCCTCAAG GAGGCCGACAACTGGACAACACTGAGCGCGGACATAGAAGAGGTGTTCCAGTCAAAGGATATTCATGCA attaCTGCAAAGTTAACAGGAATGCAACAAAGCTTG TTGATGCTTGTAGACACACCAGACTATGGGGACCGCTGTGCCCATCTGGAGAAACTCCGTAACCGTCTTGAAGCCATGCTCAGTCCACAACTCATGGCCGCATTCAACTCACAGTCTATTG aGTCTGCCCAGATGTTCACAGAGATATTCAAGTCTATAGACCGGCTTCCACAGCTCTATAATTTCTACAACCTAAGTCACAAG GGTCAGCTAGTTGACCAGTGGAAAGGGATAGTTCAGGACCAAAGTGGGGAGACCCTGGTTGAGTGGCTTAACCAGCTGTATGACCACCTTCTGTCTACATTCCATTCACAG ATGAAATGGTGTGGTCAAATATTCCCTGCCCCCTTGCCGGTAGTGTGTCAGCTTATCACAGACACCCTGGGGTCCCTCGACCCATCCTTGGGCGACTGCTTTACCGGTTTCCTGCAGGATAAACAAGAACCACTTCTTGCACTCATTGAACTTAAACAG ATATCGGAAAGATTCGCCAAAAGCATTGAGAAAGCTGCAGAATCTCACATGAAAG AGGAGAGTTTAGAGTGTGTGCGTGCAGTAGAGTGCTTGCTGATAATGATATATGCCCCGTACACGCCCTCTCTGCTTCACTACCGCCAATACGAGGAGGCTTCTCTGGCCAGACAGCTCAACAACATCCAACTG GATCATAGTGAGGTATTTGAGACTGTCCAGCTGCTGGGTCAGTCCGTGTCCCGCCTCATCTCTGCCGCCAATCAGGCCACTGACCGCTGTGTACGCCTCACCAATGGGACATGCTTCGTGTCCCTGCTCCAGGCACTCAAG ACATACTTCACAAACTACTGTAAGGAGTTTCGAAGAGTGCTGGTGAACATCAAGGAAAAATGTAAAACCAGTCACGAAGATCCTGACTCAGAAGACTGGTCGCACTTCCAGCACTCTCTCCGGGTCATCCAGATGCTTGGTGACCTCATCATGCACATTGAGGAGTTTGACAGCAAAGTGATTAGCGCTATCACGGACTCTATAGGCCACCTGCACACATCCAGCATATCGAGGGAAGGGGCAGGTCACTTGTTCACTACAAAGAAGTCAGAGTTGCATGCCTTGGCATCACTGTTCCTTTGCAACAATGATGATGTGGAGGCTTTGGTAGTGCTCGTCACATCTCTACAGGAAG aaaagatgACAGACaactttacaaataaaaaatccagATTCTGGCAGATTTcag GAGAGACACCAGCTGTGTTGGTGGACACACAGACGGACATGCACAAGCTGAGTGAGGAGGTGCACACATTTGCTTTTGAGGTCGTGTTTGGCCAACTGAAGGGCTACCTCACAAATCTCGCCAACATGGAG ATCTGGCAGTCACGGAGCGCTGGTGGAGCCCTTACCTCAGACCTGCCAACCTTCAGTCTCTCCCCACAGGAATACATCACCAAG ATCGGCCAGTTCCTGTTGACACTGCCCCAACACCTGGAACCATTCACCCTGGAGGACAACCCAGCCGTCCTGGTGGCCCTCAAGTATGGCAAGCTGCCCTATACTGATGAGACAG CATTGCCTGAGCACATAGCGGACCTATGGTTGGAGTCGGTGGCACGTGGCACAATGCATGTGCTTTGTGAGGAAGTTCTCAGGATCCAAGAGCTCACACCTCATGGAACCAAACAGCTCAACACTGATATAG ACTACCTGTGTAATGTGCTGGAGGACCTAGGAATTGTTGCCACGGAGATGCTGCGACACATGCAGCAGTTGCTTCGGGCAACACCAGACACATTCCACGACCTCGCAGACAACATGCCCCAACGCCTTGCTCACGCAATCAGCAACATGAGACATATTGATATCTGA
- the LOC128242860 gene encoding homocysteine-responsive endoplasmic reticulum-resident ubiquitin-like domain member 2 protein, producing the protein MDPSVTLVIKAPNQRFEDHTVDCMLDWTVRKLKQHLTNVYPSKPNELHQKLIYSGKLLQDHLTLKEVLRQFDDGSNKHTVHLVCSVSPQMEAKSYSSNNTRESQTYTRQSSSSSNTSQASPDPSGLRYRGHSPVSPDQAASASPNQNVFNQYSMPQMSFTPPQFAGGFSPETAMFSAMMPPSPSGYSPEQYAWMQQMYAQYMAQYMQYYQQAGYPTPPPTPSLQAAPQQYPAQENQAEGDAAFGGDMEDEEFQNRDWLDYLYMFSRFMVLIGIVYFYSNFTRFLMVAVFFLAMYGFQMGWFRGRPRRNQPVNGQEPVNQQAQEIPAPENVNPQPDNTQAANVDGNEEGLNPDSSSTNPTDPPTPPAPGKLQVTLTFLVSFFTSLLPSPPPAVNAN; encoded by the exons ATGGATCCCTCAGTGACACTCGTGATAAAGGCTCCAAACCAGCGCTTTGAAGACCACACAGTAGACTGTATGCTTGACTGGACTGTCAGAAAGTTGAAACAACATCTCACAAATGTTTACCCCAGCAAACCA aatgAGCTGCACCAAAAGCTCATCTACTCCGGTAAACTTCTCCAAGATCACTTGACATTGAAGGAGGTTTTACGGCAGTTTGATGATGGAAGCAACAAACACACAGTGCACCTTGTCTGCTCAGTGTCACCACAGATGGAAGCCAAGTCATATTCTAGCAATAATACCAGA GAATCTCAAACTTACACACGTCAAAGCAGTTCTAGCTCAAATACTTCCCAGGCGAGTCCAGACCCGAGTGGGCTTCGATATCGCGGGCACTCGCCTGTCAGCCCTGATCAGGCTGCATCAGCGTCACCCAACCAGAATGTGTTCAACCAATACAG TATGCCACAGATGTCTTTCACCCCGCCTCAGTTTGCGGGTGGGTTTTCCCCAGAGACAGCGATGTTTAGTGCCATGATGCCCCCTTCCCCATCTGGCTATTCCCCAGAACAGTACGCCTGGATGCAGCAGATGTACGCTCAGTATATGGCCCAGTACATGCAATA TTACCAGCAGGCTGGCTACCCAACCCCTCCACCCACGCCTAGCCTACAGGCAGCCCCACAGCAGTACCCAGCCCAAGAGAACCAGGCTGAAGGGGACGCAGCTTTTGGTGGCGATATGGAAGATGAAGAGTTCCAGAACAGGGACTGGCTCGACTACCTTTACATGTTCAGCAGGTTCATGGTTCTCATCGGCATTGTCTACTTTTACTCCAACTTCACACGATTTCTAATGGTGGCTGTATTCTTCCTCGCTATGTATGG GTTTCAGATGGGCTGGTTCAGAGGTCGTCCAAGGAGGAACCAACCTGTGAATGGACAGGAACCAGTCAACCAACAAGCACAGGAGATCCCTGCTCCAGAAAATGTCAATCCACAGCCAGATAATACTCAG GCTGCCAATGTAGATGGCAATGAGGAGGGGTTAAATCCTGATTCAAGTAGCACCAACCCAACAGACCCCCCGACCCCACCCGCTCCAGGAAAGCTCCAGGTCACCCTGACCTTTCTCGTCAGCTTCTTCACCTCCCTTTTACCCAGTCCGCCGCCGGCTGTCAATGCGAACTGA
- the LOC128242859 gene encoding conserved oligomeric Golgi complex subunit 7-like isoform X2: MDYTKFLDDEFNVKDWVNNAFSSNKEQGASKDQYATTLVMKLQMFIQEVNNVIEEASQQAIQNLPRVMREIEAVKQEAVLLQDQMVTIKHDIEKVEHDTAQSMQTLLKLDSIKSRMTLAADALKEADNWTTLSADIEEVFQSKDIHAITAKLTGMQQSLLMLVDTPDYGDRCAHLEKLRNRLEAMLSPQLMAAFNSQSIESAQMFTEIFKSIDRLPQLYNFYNLSHKGQLVDQWKGIVQDQSGETLVEWLNQLYDHLLSTFHSQMKWCGQIFPAPLPVVCQLITDTLGSLDPSLGDCFTGFLQDKQEPLLALIELKQISERFAKSIEKAAESHMKEESLECVRAVECLLIMIYAPYTPSLLHYRQYEEASLARQLNNIQLDHSEVFETVQLLGQSVSRLISAANQATDRCVRLTNGTCFVSLLQALKTYFTNYCKEFRRVLVNIKEKCKTSHEDPDSEDWSHFQHSLRVIQMLGDLIMHIEEFDSKVISAITDSIGHLHTSSISREGAGHLFTTKKSELHALASLFLCNNDDVEALVVLVTSLQEGETPAVLVDTQTDMHKLSEEVHTFAFEVVFGQLKGYLTNLANMEIWQSRSAGGALTSDLPTFSLSPQEYITKIGQFLLTLPQHLEPFTLEDNPAVLVALKYGKLPYTDETALPEHIADLWLESVARGTMHVLCEEVLRIQELTPHGTKQLNTDIDYLCNVLEDLGIVATEMLRHMQQLLRATPDTFHDLADNMPQRLAHAISNMRHIDI; this comes from the exons ATG GACTACACCAAGTTTCTAGATGATGAGTTCAATGTCAAGGATTGGGTGAACAATGCATTTTCCTCTAACAAAGAACAGGGTGCCTCGAAAGAT caaTATGCTACGACATTGGTCATGAAGttgcaaatgtttatacag GAGGTAAATAATGTCATAGAGGAGGCCAGCCAGCAGGCAATACAAAACCTTCCAAG GGTGATGCGTGAAATAGAGGCAGTAAAGCAGGAAGCTGTCCTCCTTCAGGACCAGATGGTCACCATCAAACACGACATTGAGAAG GTGGAGCATGACACAGCTCAGTCGATGCAGACATTGTTGAAGCTGGACTCGATTAAGTCTCGTATGACTCTGGCTGCTGATGCCCTCAAG GAGGCCGACAACTGGACAACACTGAGCGCGGACATAGAAGAGGTGTTCCAGTCAAAGGATATTCATGCA attaCTGCAAAGTTAACAGGAATGCAACAAAGCTTG TTGATGCTTGTAGACACACCAGACTATGGGGACCGCTGTGCCCATCTGGAGAAACTCCGTAACCGTCTTGAAGCCATGCTCAGTCCACAACTCATGGCCGCATTCAACTCACAGTCTATTG aGTCTGCCCAGATGTTCACAGAGATATTCAAGTCTATAGACCGGCTTCCACAGCTCTATAATTTCTACAACCTAAGTCACAAG GGTCAGCTAGTTGACCAGTGGAAAGGGATAGTTCAGGACCAAAGTGGGGAGACCCTGGTTGAGTGGCTTAACCAGCTGTATGACCACCTTCTGTCTACATTCCATTCACAG ATGAAATGGTGTGGTCAAATATTCCCTGCCCCCTTGCCGGTAGTGTGTCAGCTTATCACAGACACCCTGGGGTCCCTCGACCCATCCTTGGGCGACTGCTTTACCGGTTTCCTGCAGGATAAACAAGAACCACTTCTTGCACTCATTGAACTTAAACAG ATATCGGAAAGATTCGCCAAAAGCATTGAGAAAGCTGCAGAATCTCACATGAAAG AGGAGAGTTTAGAGTGTGTGCGTGCAGTAGAGTGCTTGCTGATAATGATATATGCCCCGTACACGCCCTCTCTGCTTCACTACCGCCAATACGAGGAGGCTTCTCTGGCCAGACAGCTCAACAACATCCAACTG GATCATAGTGAGGTATTTGAGACTGTCCAGCTGCTGGGTCAGTCCGTGTCCCGCCTCATCTCTGCCGCCAATCAGGCCACTGACCGCTGTGTACGCCTCACCAATGGGACATGCTTCGTGTCCCTGCTCCAGGCACTCAAG ACATACTTCACAAACTACTGTAAGGAGTTTCGAAGAGTGCTGGTGAACATCAAGGAAAAATGTAAAACCAGTCACGAAGATCCTGACTCAGAAGACTGGTCGCACTTCCAGCACTCTCTCCGGGTCATCCAGATGCTTGGTGACCTCATCATGCACATTGAGGAGTTTGACAGCAAAGTGATTAGCGCTATCACGGACTCTATAGGCCACCTGCACACATCCAGCATATCGAGGGAAGGGGCAGGTCACTTGTTCACTACAAAGAAGTCAGAGTTGCATGCCTTGGCATCACTGTTCCTTTGCAACAATGATGATGTGGAGGCTTTGGTAGTGCTCGTCACATCTCTACAGGAAG GAGAGACACCAGCTGTGTTGGTGGACACACAGACGGACATGCACAAGCTGAGTGAGGAGGTGCACACATTTGCTTTTGAGGTCGTGTTTGGCCAACTGAAGGGCTACCTCACAAATCTCGCCAACATGGAG ATCTGGCAGTCACGGAGCGCTGGTGGAGCCCTTACCTCAGACCTGCCAACCTTCAGTCTCTCCCCACAGGAATACATCACCAAG ATCGGCCAGTTCCTGTTGACACTGCCCCAACACCTGGAACCATTCACCCTGGAGGACAACCCAGCCGTCCTGGTGGCCCTCAAGTATGGCAAGCTGCCCTATACTGATGAGACAG CATTGCCTGAGCACATAGCGGACCTATGGTTGGAGTCGGTGGCACGTGGCACAATGCATGTGCTTTGTGAGGAAGTTCTCAGGATCCAAGAGCTCACACCTCATGGAACCAAACAGCTCAACACTGATATAG ACTACCTGTGTAATGTGCTGGAGGACCTAGGAATTGTTGCCACGGAGATGCTGCGACACATGCAGCAGTTGCTTCGGGCAACACCAGACACATTCCACGACCTCGCAGACAACATGCCCCAACGCCTTGCTCACGCAATCAGCAACATGAGACATATTGATATCTGA